Part of the Actinomycetota bacterium genome, GCCCCATCCGCGCCTGATGCCGACGACCTCGTGCCCCTCCGACGCGGCCCGGTTGACCACCGCCTTGATCGCGGCATTGAGGCCCGGCACGTCGCCGCCGCCGGTCAGGATGCCGATGCGCATGGCGGAAGCCTACGAGAGCCGGCCTGCCCCGCGTGGGAGCCGGCCCTCAATCGCAGCGCACCTGCGGCAGGTCCCAGAGTTCGTCGGGCACCGTGCGAGGTGCGGCGCCCACCTCGGCCACGGAGGTGGTCACGATCTTCCGCCCGAGCATGCCGACCATGTTGCCCCACCCGCCGTGCGCAGCTTCCTCGATGGCCGCGATCCCGAGGCGGGTCGCGAGCACCCGGTCGTAGGCCACGGGCGATCCGCCACGCTGCACGTGTCCGAGCACGGTGATGCGCGATTCCACGCTGTTGCGCATCCCCAGCTCCCGGGCCACGAGGCTCCCGATGCCTCCGAGCCGCGGCCATCCGTTCTCATCGAGCGCGTAGTCGGGCACGTCCATCGTGCCAGGGACCGGCGAGGCCCCCTCGGACACCACGACGATCGAGAACCGACGATCCTCGAGCATGCGCTGCTTCACCCGGCGGGCGACGAGCTCGATGTCGAACGGGTGCTCGGGCAGCAGGATCACGTCGGCCGCCCCGGCGAGGCCCGCCTCGAGCCCGATCCATCCCGCACTGCG contains:
- a CDS encoding ATP-dependent 6-phosphofructokinase; this encodes MRIGLLTGGGDCPGLNAAIRAVVRHALDEIGATVYGFRDGWRGVMEGTADELTRDEVRGILPRGGTILGTSGMQPFRTPDGIDRVRETTEVHRLDGYIAIGGEGTMSACAAMPDVPVVGVPKTIDNDIGGTDHSIGFQTAVQIATDLIDRLYSTAESHQRVMVCEVMGRSAGWIGLEAGLAGAADVILLPEHPFDIELVARRVKQRMLEDRRFSIVVVSEGASPVPGTMDVPDYALDENGWPRLGGIGSLVARELGMRNSVESRITVLGHVQRGGSPVAYDRVLATRLGIAAIEEAAHGGWGNMVGMLGRKIVTTSVAEVGAAPRTVPDELWDLPQVRCD